The sequence CTGCCTTGCCTTAGTTTGCCTGTGGGAACTTGCAGGCTCTGAGgctccatttcctcctctctgaAGTGGGTCCATGAATCCCTTCTCTGCTTGCCAGACTTACCCACCTTCTCCTCTGGCAGGCGTGGGTGCCAGGTGCAGGGGCAGCGGGCATGCCTTGGGGGGCCGTGGGCACCTGCAGTCAGCACTCACACCTCGTCTTGCCCAGCAGGCACTTCCCGGTTCACATGCTTCTACAACTCGAGAGCCAACATCTCCTGTGTCTGGAGCCAAGATGGGGCTCTGCAGGACACTTCCTGCCAAGTCCACGCCTGGCCGGACAGACGGTGAGCCCACTGGCCACACTGCAGAATCTTAGGATGGTGGGATCTCATATTCTGGATCCTATGCATTGGCCTCCATTTACAGAATCTTGGACTAATGGGACCCACAGAATCACGGGAGTTAGGGCCCAGACCTGGAATCAAGGGATCGTTTAAGATAATTTGGAAGTCAGCTATGTAGACTTCTAGAACCTGGGTggagtccaggctgcagtggaggGGCTGGGGATGAACTGGACAGGGTAGATTGGGGACACTGAGCTGCAAGCCTGCTATGCCGAGGCTGGACTCTACTCTAGAGGCAAGCAGAGAGGAAGTGGGGAGAAAGGAGGGTCCCCAAGCTTTTTGGATAATCTTGGATTTTGAGAGACCCTGTAGGCAGCTGTGGGGGCAGGGAACCTGGGAGTGGTTGGGGTGACTGGGGGCTGGGAGAGAGATGTCACTGTGATGTAAACATCCAGGTGGCCAGTGAGTGAGGGACTGACCTCAGGTAGGCTTGTTGGAGTCAGGGAGAAGGGGAAGGTCACAGAGAGGTGGCTGGGCCCTGGTGGATTCCATAGGGTGTGGGGCGGGGGAAAATGGGGAGGCAGATGGAGGGGCAAAGCAGGTTGGGGCCCGGGCTTCTGGGTGGGTGGTGATTCCACAGGGCTCTGAAGGCCTAATTAAGGATCTGTCTTCATCCTAAGCCTCATGGAGCTTTGGAGGGCTCTAGGTGGGGAAGACTGCCTGTCTTGAACTGGTTTGTGTTTCTAGATCACTCCAGCGGCCGTGGGAGCAGGCTGGGATGAGGGGGCAGGACAAGGTACCCATGAGGGAGGAATACCATGGAGCCAGTCGGGGAGGCAGTGCCCCTCACGGAGGTTGGCAAAGGAGCCCCAGCCTGGCCTTGCTGCCTGGTGCCATCCTGGCAGCAGAGACATCTGAGAAAGGTCCCTTGGGCCAGTTGTGTGGGTCCTTCCTGTTCTTCTAAGGAGGGTCTTTTGCCATGAAAGGCGGTGGAACCAAACCTGTGAGCTGCTCCCTGTGAGTCAAGCATCCTGGGCCTGCAACCTGATCCTCGGAACCCCAGATGTGAGTAACCCACCCAGGGAGAGAGTGCAGGGAGAAGGTGGTCTCCCAGCTCCGGGCTGCAATCTCAGGGTGGGCCGGATGCCAAGGGAAGAACGGGGGCCCAGTGGCCGGGGCTGTGGCCAAGCAGGATGCCCAGCgctgaggaggaggcagaggaaaaCAGGTGACGCCCCAGGGCACGGACTCAGGCCTGCCCCAGGGCTGACGTGCCCTCTGTATGTGAGGCATCTTCTGCTCCTGCCGTCTCCCCTGCGCTTCGTGGCTCCTGTGACACTTGTGTTCCTTATCAAGTAAGACAGCACTCCAGTAACTGTAAtgaccacacccagctctttCCGGGGTCTTGGCAGTGCAGCGCAGTGTGGGGGGCGAAGGGTGTAGACTCTGGAGCTGGATGCTCCAGCCCTGGCTCGCCAGTTGGGTGTCATTGGGCAACCCCTGTGCCCCAATCtccccttctgtaaaatgggcataataatggCACCTACCTTGTTGGGCCTTGACCCTCCCCAGGCCCTCCCCAGCCTGAAGGTGGGACCTCACCAGAGACCCGCCCCCTTCTGCCCAGGCTGCTCGGGCCAAGGGACACCTGCAGGCCAGTGTCAAGCTGCCCCTGTGCCCCCGTGGCTTCCCACCCCCCTGTGCTCATTGGCACCTAAAGTCcagaggaggccaaggcagctggagcCAGTGACTCAGTGCTGCCTCGAGCGTGCCAGGCTGTGGTAGTGCCTGGGCTTGGCCCCGCTCTGAGATTGGAGCGGGCACTGGAGCAGGGGGAGGCCAGACAATGGGAGCAGACACCCCTGAGCTTGTAGGGGGAGCAGAGATGCCTGGGTCCAGGCTTGGGAAGCTGCAGCTGCCCCAGGAGAGTTCCTGGCTACCTCAGAAGGGGCGGGGGTCCCGCTTGTCCTCAACTCGCGCTGGATCCACGGAGTGTGTAGCCCCGACCGTGCCTCCAGGATCAGATCTGGTGCCAGAAGCAGGGGAGAGCCCAGGCAGCGGGAACAGACAGCTCTGAGCCTGCGGAGGCAGCGGAGACCTTCCCAGCCCCTGAGAGTGCAGGGACACCTGGCTCTGCAGTCGCGACTTGGGTGCCTGCAGCTGCACCCACGAGAGTGGGGCTCTTGCTTGATCCCAGCCCCCAAGAGCAACAGGAGGTCTGGGCCCACGGCCAAGACTTAGGCAGCTACAGCCCTGCCTGGGAGGGCAGGGCTCCTACCCGCCCCGTGGAGCAGGAGGCCCCAGCTACGCCTCCCCACTGCAGCCAGAGTTTTAGCAGCGGCCACTCCAGATGGGCAGCTGCTGCCATCACCTACAGCCCCATGGGTAGACATCAGCACTGTCTCTTTCTTACcaatgaagacactgaggctcaaagaggtatggtccttgcccaaggtcacacagccaggaagtgcaGAGCTGGGATTGAACCCAAGCCTGTGGACTCCCAGTTCGGGCTTTGCACCATTGCACTAGGCTGCCTCTTGCAGGGCATGTGGCCATGTTCAGATGGGTGTATATCAAATTATTGTCTGTCAAAGCGTCCTGGGCAGCAGCGGGCTCCAAGGACACCCAGACCACATCTTCTAACCACCATCAGGTTATGTGTCTTCTTGAGGGGCAGGAGAGTGTGAAGATGGAGTCACACAGTGTAGCTGAGAAAATCATAGCCCCCGGAACCGGACGCTGTGCCCGGCAGGGAGCTCTGTAGGTGGCCTGATTTCTGATCCTGGTTCCACCatttcttagctgtgtgacctcaggcaagtcccTAAGgttctctgtgcttcagtctcCTCAGCTATAGAATGGAAATAGTGACGGTGCCTGTGTCCAAGGGTGTTgacagaattaaatgagataatatatgtaaagtgctctCAAGAGTGCCTGGCACGGTGTGAGTGCTCATGAGAATGTATGACTGgcaatatttttataacaataatagtaataataatgagacTACTATTACCTGGGAAAATCTAGTCTGCCTAGCAGCTATAAGAAGGCTAGGACAGGGTCTATGGGGTGGAGAGGAACTGGCCAGTTTGGGGAATTCTAATGATGAGGTTCAAGGTTTGCTCATAGCGGGTCTTATGCAGATCAGAGGGACTGTGCCCGAGGTCCTGGCCGTGAAATCAGCATCCTGGACCCCAGATCCTAAGAGGCCTGCACTGGAGCTTCCTCCCGCAGGGCTGCCGGGCTGCAGGGTTGGCACCTCTACAGTGGGAGGCTGCTCTAAGCTGCTCACTCGGCAGCCCTCTGTCAGGCATGACAGGCCAGGACTCGGAGATGCAGTCACGCTGTAGGGGGACACAGAGGACCTGGGTTTAAACCTGGGCTCCCCTGCTGTCCAGCTGCATGACCTGGGGCAGGTCCCTTGACCAGCCCAAGCCTCAGGCTTCCCACCCATACCATGGGATGGATGCTGTGTGCATTGAGGGGCTAAGGCATCTGAGCAGTGGCTGCTCACACGAGATGCTCAATACCTGGCCGTTTTCTTCCAGAAAATTCAAGGCATAGGGATGGGAAGAgataggggaggggagggccttTCACACTGAAAAATGTTAAACAGGTATAGTTCCAGATCTGTACCTTTGTGGGGGCTTCTCAGCTTGCATGCCTCCTGTGACAGGGAGCTCACTCCCTCTCAAGGCAGCTCACTTCATTTTAGATCAGGCGTTGGTAAACTACCTTGACCCACGGGCCATATCCAGCCCACTGCCtgtgtttgtaaataaagttttattgtaacATGGCCCTGATGTTCATTTACATGTTGTCTGTGTCTGCGTCACACTACAGTGGTGGAGTTGAGTCATTGTGACAGAGACCGTGTGGCCTGTAAAGCCAAAAATAGTTACGAtgtggccttttacagaaaacgTTTTACAGAAAACGTTTGCTGCCCTTGCCTTGGGTGGCGGGGCATGTGGAGAAGCTCCCATCCTTCCCTGGTCATCTCTGTGGcctcccccttcccctgcccccagctgCTAGAAGTTTCacccctgccctccttcccttgCAGTCTCAGAAACTGACCGCAGTGGACATCGTCACCCTGAGGGTGATGTGCCGTGAAGGGGTGCGATGGAGGATGATGGCCATCCAGGACTTCAAACCCTTTGAGAACCGTAAGTGAGGAagccagggaggggctggggcagggctgggcacctccttcctcccacctcctctgGGATCCTCCCTGCTCCAGCCTCTCTCCCCCGCAGCTTCCACACCCACATCTGACCACCTCACTGCCCGCTGCTCTCGGGATGATGTCCTGGCTCCTTACTCTGGCATTCAAGGCCACTCAGGATCCAGCCCTGGGCCTCCTCCCTGGCACTCCTCTTCTTGAGGCCTATATTTCTGCTGCAACCAAAGGCCAGCTCTCCAAACCCACCTTGCCTATTCATGCCTCTGAGCCCTTGCGCATGCTGATCCCACTGGAATCCTTCTTGACACCTGGAAAATTCCCACTCATGTTTCGAGGCTTAGTTGAGAGTCACTTCCTCCAGGAGGCCTTCCTAGACTCCCCTAGCCCTTTATACCTCCTCTTTCTGGGAATGTGTGTCCTGCGTTGTCACTGCCTGATTGTAGGCCTGTCTTTTTCACTGGGCCGTGAGCAACCTGAGGGCAGAGTCTCTGCCACCCCTTGGTCTCCTTGCCACGAACCCAGCACTAGATCTCATGAGGACAGTGGTCTGGGAAGGTTTGCTGAATGCCTGAGTGCCTGCCTGCTGACCTCGGGGTCCATCTCCAGGGAAGCAGTGGGGTGGAAAGTGAGAGTCAGGCCTGACCTGGATGTGATCTGACTGGCAGACTATCGAACCTTTCCGAGCCTGAGTTTTGGGGAGAATCAGAGTTGCCTACCCACCAGGCTTGTAAGGCATCTTTGAACTGAGACACAGAAACTGCTTACCATGTAGTCAGCACTCAGCATCTGCTTATCGCTTATGTGGTTCTATAGAGTCTCAGAAGTATAGAAACTGAGATTCATTTAACTTCAGAATCACACAGTGTTATATTCACACTTGAAATCAATGAGATGATCCATGGAAAGCTCTCAGGTCAATTCTAAGTGCAGAGAAAAGCTGCGGTGAATCATTCATCCAGCAGCTACTGAAGCAAGTGCCAGGTAATCTTCCAGGCGCCAAGGACACAGCAGACAaccaagtccctgccctcaaggagctcacagtctgctGGGGGAGgcagaaaatgaataaagaaatcaaaCCATATATTTCATAGGTCAGGTAATGATAAGCACTGGGAATAAAAATGAAACGGGCAAGGGGGATGCAGAGTggtgggtggtcagggaaggcttctctgaagAGGTGATCATTGAGAGaggcctggaggcagggagggaggcagggagggagcagGGCTTTGGGTGGGGGGTAGGGTGGgtgccaggagggaggagtggcaGGTACAAAGTGGGAAGTGGAGGTCATGCCTGgctgctctcccttcccccttctcGTCTCCAGTTCGCCTGATGGCCCCCATCTCCCTCCAAGTCGTCCACGTGGAGACCCACAGATGCAACATAAGCTGGAAAATCTCCCAAGCCTCCCACTACTTTGAAAGACACCTGGAGTTTGAGGCCCGGACGCTGTCCCCAGGCCACACCTGGGAGGTGAGAATGTGGCCCAGTCCCCACCTGCTCTGGTTCCTCCTTCCTGTCCTGGTCCCTGTCCTGTCCCTTTTTCATTGCGGCGAGGTCCCATCAGCCCCAGGTGGATGGTGGGTGGCTGAGTTCACTCCTGTGCTCTTTCTGCACTGCCTGGGGCTGCCTGCCCGACTTCCACATCCTTATCTAGCCCCCCTAACCCTGGGGATCCGGCTGGCAGCAGGTTCAGGGAAAGATTCAGAAAGCCGGGAGACAGGCAGCTGCCCAGCCCCATGGGTTTTCAGAGGCCAGGGAAGCCACCCCTCCACGTGTCAAAGCCCATCTGCTCCACATCCATGTGGGTCTGttgcttattcattcacttacattcatttctttattcactcaattgctcactcaacaaatatttgctgagcacctactatgcgcTGCATGATGGGGAAAGAGTGGAGGGTGAGCTCAGCAaacttccattctcaggaatctcaGACTGGGGCAGCGCAGGCAGGCAGTCAGCAGACACAGCGACAGGGTCTGGGATAGTGAGGCTACGGGACAGGGATAAGTTCCACCAAGAAAACCCAATGGGGCAAAGTATTTGAGAGTGACTGGCACAGGCTATTTCAGACTCAGGTGACCAGGGAAGGCCCCTTGGATACCTGGGCGTCCAGAAGGAGCTCACCTGCAAAGATCTGGGGAGAGTTTTGCAAAATTAGAAAGACCTGCCACGGCAAAGGCAGGGTGCTGCTATGTGTATGGAGAGCAAGAGGAGGCGGAAAGAGCGACCCGGGGTGGTGAGGTGTGTGGAGATGTCCTGCTTTCTGGTCCTGTGGAGACTAGACTGCAGAGGGGCATGGATGGGAACCAGAGACCAGCTGCAGCCTTGGGAGAGGGCGGCAGCTCAGGCCTGGGGTGAGTGCAGCGCGGAGAGCGGGGATGGTTCTGGAATGGCTGTGGAGGTGGAACCAGGTTCTGGAGGTGGAACCAGCTGATTAGCTGATGACTTGGGCTTTAGGGGATGACCCCAGGGTTTGAGGCCCCAGCGACTGGGAAGTGAGGGAGCCTTAGGGGGCAAGGAAGGGGGGGTGCAACTGGCGGGGGTTGAGGAGGGTGCTGTGGTGCTCAGCCTCCTGGCCCTGCCATGGGAGGTGAGGTGAGCGCTGACAGTCCTGTCTCTGACCCAGGAGGCCCCCCTGATGACCCTCAAGCAGAAGCAGGAATGGATCTGCCTGGAGACGCTCACCCCAGACACCCAGTATGAGTTTCAGGTGCGGGTCAAGCCTCTGCAAGGCGAGTTCACAACCTGGAGCCCCTGGAGCCAGCCCCTGGCCTTCAGGACAAAGCCTGCAGGTACTGGTGGGCAGCAAGGGTGGGAGGGGGCTCAGGCAGGAGGGGGTGGCTGGGGGAGGAGCTGCTCCATCCTCTCCCTGCCTGGAGCGAGGGTACAGCGGTCAGCTCCATGCCTCACTTGCTGTAACCCTGCAGGGGGCCCGCTTTTCCTACAGGAACAGGGGTTCAGTGAGCGGACGGGGCTTGCCATGGGACTTGTGAGTTGGGGAGGGGTAGAAAGGctcttttcacttttctccaccctgaaatctcaaactcctggtttctgCCGGGGCTGGGGGCAGCTGCTTTCATCTCTCGGCCTGATCTGTGAAACGGGTACACTGACTGTGAGGCAGAGCTGCTGTGAGGAAGACATGTGACATTCCAGCAGCCTGGCCCTCAGCGGGTCTGCCGGACATCTGTCCCTCATCGCATCACATTTTGAGTTCAAGTTCAAGCAAGACCTGGGGTCCTCTAAGTGGTGCTTGGAGGCAGGTGGAGAGAGGGGTGCAGCCAGGTGGAGCCCAGGTTGCTGTGGGGGGCTGTAGGCTCACCAGGTGGGCCCATGGGATCTGTCTGGAGCCAGAGGGGCTCTTGGAATGCCATTTCTTTTTAGTATGAAATGTGGCTTCCCAGAGAGGACGGGCTTAGCCAAACCCTGTCCCCAGCCCTCCAGACGCAGCAGTGTCTGGCGGGGCCCTGGACCGGGGTGTTGGAGTGAGCCAGGGTGAGTGACGGCACTTCTCTAACCCCTGTCCTTGCTGTTTCTCCCACCCCCGGGCAGCCCTTGGGAAGGACACCATTCCGTGGCTCGGCCACCTCCTCGTGGGCCTCAGCGGGGCCTTTGGCTTCATCATCTTAGTGTACTTGCTGATCAACTGCAGGAACACCGGGCCATGGTAAGAAggttctcctccccttccttcgtGCTCCCACCCCtccaacatgcacacacatggacacacacgtacatgcacatgcacacacacacacggacacacacgtacatgcacatgcacacacacacggacacacacgtacatgcacatgcacacacacacggacacacacgtacatgcacatgcacacacacacgcacacaagcacacatacacacatgcgcacacacacacagacacttacATGCGCACATGCCACATTGCCGGGTCAGATTCTGGACCGAGCCCCCTGCTCTGATACACCCGTGCTTCCTCTACCCTCCAGAGAGTCCTTCCTGTCCAAAACCTGGCCTTTCCCTGTGTCCCATCCCCACAGGGGGACCCTGTGGAACCAACCTGAGGGGAAGGTGGGAGGTGCAGCCCTCCAGGGAGAGTCCCTGGGGCCCTGTCCAGAGcatgctctcaggactggggatGCCCGTGTGCCCACGTCAGCTGTCTCTGTGTCTGGGTCCCTGCTGGTCCATCTAGGTCTGACTGTCATTCGCTTATTCTCATATTCACTGAGTACCAGCTGCATGCCAGGTACagctcaaagtgctgggaacacagtgGCAGGCCACATGCGTGCAaacccagctccaggcagctcacaGCCCAGTGGGGGAAGGCAGACAATCCTGCAGGTGTGTAACGACGCACCGGGATCAGGATGGTGGGGGAGGATGTCGATGTACGGCCATTCCTTAGGATCCATGGGGAACCTGTTCTAGGACCCCCCTCCCCTGCCATAGATACCAAAGCCGGTGGATACTCAagtctctgatttttattttatttaattaatttattttttgtaagacagagtctcactctgtcacctaggctggagtgcagtggcgcgatctcggctcactgcaacctccacctccagggttcaagcgattctcctgcctcagtctcctgagtagctgagattacagacacgacaccacacccggctaattttttgtatttttagtagagacagggtttcaccatgttggccaagctggtctcgaactcctgacctcaggtgatccacttgcctcggcctcccaaaatgctaagattacaggtgtgagcccccacgcccggcctcaagtcCCTGATTTAACACAGCAGTGTATTTGCGtgtaacctacacacatcctcccaggGACTTTaggtcatctctagattacttataatacctaatacaatgtaaatgctatgtaaatagttgttatgctgtattttaaaaatttgtattattttttattgttgtattgctatggggtttttttttcccctgaatatttttgatcagGGATTGGCTGAATCTGTGAATGCAGAACCCACGGATACTGACTGCTGGCTGTATCATGAGCAGACAACAGGGAGGGAAACCTTGGCTGAGGCGTGGCCAGGGCTGGTTTCCCCGAGGAAGTGGTGATTCTGTTGAAATCTGAAGCAGGAGCCCatggtgggggtgggtggaggggatAGGGAGAGTGTCTCAGGCAGCGGAAACagtgtgtgcaaaggccctgggcaggaaggagggaagaaccTTCCAGGAACAGAGTGCAGGGACGCGGTGTGGCTGGAGACAGAAGCGGGTTGGGGAGGAAGCTGAACTTGAACCTGGACATGTGGCGGCAGTGAGGCTTCCTGGGACCTCAGGCCATGGTGAGGACTTGGGCGGTGTGCCGAGCAGCCATGGAGGGTTTCCCCAGGAGTGGGACAGGATCCACTTTGCCCTCTGTGGCTCTGGCTGCTGTGCCGAGCGTGACCTGGTGGAGGGCAAAGCGGTGAGGAGGTGACACTTCTGACCAGGCTGTGTGACCCCCTGATGAGAGCCCTGCTTCTCCCAAGAGGTTTGCAAAGCGTGCCTAGCTGCATCACCTCACTCGATTTTCCATAGCACCGGGAAGGCAGTGAGTCAGGGGCTACCACTGACTTTTAACTGATGCCAGGACTGGCCAGAGAAGTCAGCTGACTTGCCAAAGGTCACGTAGCCAGTTAGTAGTGAGTGCTGCTCTCCTGACCCTCGTCCTGGAGCCGTGGTTCTCGGCAGTATTTGGAGCCCGTTTACTCTTTCCTCCCAAGAAGACAGGTATTCCTCCACCCACCCATTCCCTCTACCCACAGCTCCCTGCAAGCCTTCAGGGAAACCATGTTCCTGTAGGGGGAGAGGTCCTCTCCCAGGTGTGGGTTCAGTGGCCTCCAGAATGCCCTCCTCCTTGTCATTCTTGTGCCCCTTCAGTCCTTTCTCCACCATGTCATTCTCCTGTTTAACGCTCTTCAAAGGCTGCCTACTGCGTTGTAATACACCCCAGCCCCTGAGGGCCTCCACCAGTCATGTGGAACCTTTGTGCAAATCAAAAATGGTGCCTCTTCAGGGCGATGTACACAGGTTCCAGGCACTCAGTTTGGCAAGCAGAACATGGGCTGGAATTCAGCCTCACTCACCACCACCTCTCCCACTTCCTGCCCAAGCCTAATGCTCTTGGGCAGTGCACAACCTGAACCACCATCCATGGCAGCCCTGACAAGGaagcctctctcctctctccctcctgcttcaCTCCACTTTTTCTAGCCATCTCCATCCCTGACCGCTCTGGCTTGTGTGTTTGCCCCCTCTGACCCCCACCTCCCCGTCTCATGTAGCACTCTGCTCTCTGTCTCCACGGAATGAATGATGATGTTGCAACATGCTTTGTGTCTGTCTCCCCATCAGAATGTCAGCTTGAGAGCAGGGACCTCTTTTGTTGGTTATTCTTGTCTCCCCAGTGCCCAACACAGCGTCCTCCCACAGTGAGCACTTAGTAATGGTGGAATAAATACATGAGTGAATGTGGTGTGGCTCTGCGCCTGGCATCCAGAGCTGTGGCGCTGATGGCAGGACACCATGGCCCTTCCCGTTctcaccctcctccttcccttctctcctctgtCCAGGCTGAAGAAGGTCCTGAAGTGTCACACCCCAGACCCTTCGAAGTTCTTTTCCCAGCTGACCTCAGAGCATGGAGGAGATGTCCAGGTAGGAGGCTGGGatggagaggcagaggtggccAGGGGTGTGAGTGGGATGAGGGGGTGGTAGGGGAgtagctaattttgtgttttgtgagAGGAGACCAAACGCTGAAGTGAGCAGCCTCCAGGGTGGGCATGGGTCTCTTCTCCAGCTCTGGCACTTTCTGTctgagccagactgcctgggttttaATCCCAGCTCCACCGCTTtctggttgtgtgaccttgggcctatagagcctccctgggcctcagtttccccaccggTTAGATGGGGAGAAAAACTGTGTTACTATGTGTCCTGCCCTGAGAACTTTGCCTGGCACACAGTTAGTGTTCAAAAGAACCctatcaggctgggtgcagtggatcacgcctgtaatcctagcactttgggaggttgaggcaggtggatcatgaggtcaggagttcgagaccagcctgaccaaatggtgaaaccccgtctgtactaaaaatacaaaaatcatctgggcgtggtggcgcgggtctgtaatctcagctactcaggaggctgaggcaggagaatcgcttgaacccaggaggtggaggttacagtgagccaagatggtgccattgcactccagcctgggcaacagagtgagactccgtctcaaaaaaaaaaaaaaaaggttccctATCTGGTATTACCGTTGCCAGTGTGCTGAACGAACAGGATCTGCCAGCACTAGCTCTCTCCGCCCTACTGTCTGTGTAGACGTGCTCCGTGCTTCTCCTGTCCCTGCCCAAAATTCCTGAGCAGGCTCCATAACTTAGCACGGATACTAACAAGTCTTCCAGTCACTTTGAGTCACAAAACACCGATTCATTTTTAAAGTGCCGGCCCACAGAGCAGCAATGCTctgaactccatctcaaattcaGCCGTCTCTTCTTCCCCAGCCCGTGTCCCCTTCAGGCAGGAAGCTTCAAGAATGAAggggggaggtggggggcactTTTGTT comes from Macaca mulatta isolate MMU2019108-1 chromosome 10, T2T-MMU8v2.0, whole genome shotgun sequence and encodes:
- the IL2RB gene encoding interleukin-2 receptor subunit beta isoform X1; translated protein: MATLALSWCLPLLILLLPLATSSASAAVNGTSRFTCFYNSRANISCVWSQDGALQDTSCQVHAWPDRRRWNQTCELLPVSQASWACNLILGTPDVSNPPRERKLPSFPGHLCGLPLPLPPAARSFTPALLPLQSQKLTAVDIVTLRVMCREGVRWRMMAIQDFKPFENLRLMAPISLQVVHVETHRCNISWKISQASHYFERHLEFEARTLSPGHTWEEAPLMTLKQKQEWICLETLTPDTQYEFQVRVKPLQGEFTTWSPWSQPLAFRTKPAALGKDTIPWLGHLLVGLSGAFGFIILVYLLINCRNTGPWLKKVLKCHTPDPSKFFSQLTSEHGGDVQKWLSSPFPSSSFSPGGLAPEISPLEVLERDKVTQLLLQQDKVPEPSSLSSNRSLTSCFTNQGYFFFHLPDALEIEACQVYFTYDPCAEEEPDEGGADAPTGSSPQPLRPLSAEDDAYCTFPSGDDLLLFSPSLLGGPSPPSTAPGGSGAGEERLPPSLQERVPRDWDPQPLGPPTPGVPDLVDFQPRPELVLREAGEQVPDPGPREPFSFPWARPPGQGEVRALNARLPLNTDAYLSLQELQDQDPTHLV